One Bythopirellula goksoeyrii genomic window, GCCCCGCGACCGTTGTACATCGCTAGCGCGGAAGGAGACCTTTGGGCCGATCCAAGGGGAGAATTTTTGTCACTCCAATACGCATCGCCAGTCTACGAACTTCTCGGCAAAAACGGCCTGAGCAATCGAGACATGCCCGCAGTCAACGAGCCGATCTCCACCGACGTCGCCTATCACATCCGCAGCGGCAAACACGATATCACACTCTACGACTGGCAGCGCTATCTGGATTTCGCCGACCAACAGCTCCGCGCCCGTTAATTCCGACTTGTTAGCCGCAATGCGGAGCCCCAGCGCAGCAGAGCGCGTCTTCCGCGCTCCGACTCCCCCCCGCCATTCTTCGACAACTCAGCTCTTCGACCTAGCGAGCCACGATAACTCTCACAACGGTTGTAGGAAATCTCACGAATACTCTGTCGAGTACTCGCCGGCTACGTTGACTCTAAGCAACATCATTTCTCTTGCAGCGATGGATTTTCGCAGCATGCGTAGCTTCGTCGAAGAGCTACAGCTTCGCAGCAATCGGCGCAAACTATTATCTGCAATGATGTTACGACTCTTGCCTGTGCCTTTTGGCGGTTCCCGGCACGTCCTCTGCAATCACAACTTGCCAGCGAATCACTCCCAACGCAGGCAACTCAAGAGGAACGAGCCGTGGCAACTAGAAACCGCAAGAGTACGACAGCAAAAGTCAAATCCCCCTCAAAAGCAGCGGCCCGGCAGAACGGCAAACCGACAAGTCCAGCCAAGAATCGATCCTTCAAGGAAGAAGACGAGCAAGACCTCCAAGAAGACGATATCGATGATTCCTCCGACTCTGAGGAGGAAACCGAAAGCGACGATACCTCGGCAATCGACGACCCCGTGCGCATGTATCTAATGCAGATGGGCGAAATCCCCATGCTTTCGCGTGACAACGAGGTTTACTCCGCCAGAAAGATTGAAGCAACTCGGACTCGCTTTCGTCGCTCACTGATGGGCAACGACTTCATGCTGCACGGGGCAGTCGATCTCTTGCAAAAAGTTTACGACGGCAACCTGCGTCTCGACCGCACGATTGAAATCTCCGTCACCAACACGGCAGAGAAGAAAAGAATTCTCAAACGGATCGGCCCCAACCTGGTCACGATTCGCCACTTGTTGTCGCAGAACCAAAAAGACTTTCGAATCGCCGTCAATCGACGAGCAACCGATCAGGTAAAACACGCTGCCTGGCGGCGACTGGTCAACCGACGCAACAAAGCCGTTCGCCTGGTTGAGGAACTGAATATCCGCCTGCAAAAGTTGCTCCCCTTGTGGGAACAGCTGCAAGAAATCTCTGAGCGGATGTCGTCGATCAAGGATCAACTCCGTCGACCCGAGGAACTATTGCACTCTGTGCTGCAGCGTGAGTTCAGCGAAGAGCTGAAATACTTGATGAAGATATCACTCGAAACACCACAGACGCTCCATCGATTGGTACGCAAGACCTCCGCCCGTAAGAATGCCTATGATGCTGCCAAGCGGGAACTCTCAGCGGCCAATTTGCGACTGGTCGTCTCGATTGCCAAGCGGTATCGTAATCGCGGCATGAGCTTTTTGGATCTGATTCAGGAAGGCAACACAGGACTGATGCGAGCCGTCGATAAATTCGAACATGCTCGTGGCTACAAGTTCTCCACGTACGCCACTTGGTGGATTCGTCAGGCAATCACGCGGGCCATCGCGGATCAAAGTCGTACGATTCGGCTTCCCGTGCACATGATCGATACGATGAGCAAGATTCGCACGGTGACGGCTGAGTTCGTGCAGGAATTTGGTCGGGAACCCAACCCCGAAGAGATCGCCGAACGGGCCAAGATCTCCATCGACGATGCTCGTTGCGTTTACAAGATGACGCGGCATCCCCTGTCACTCGATCAACCGGTGGGTGACCACGAGGACAACTACTTTGGTGAATTCCTGGAAGAGCAACGCGACGACGATCCGCTATACGACACGAACTTGGAAGCCCTCAAGCTCAAACTCGAAGAGGTGATGACCGACCTGTCGCACCGTGAAAGGGAAATCCTCCGCCTCCGCTATGGCCTGGCCGACGGCTACACCTACACGCTCGAAGAGGTGGGCAAGATTTTCTCGGTCACTCGCGAACGAGTTCGCCAAATCGAGTCCAAAGCGGTCCGCAAACTTCAATCGCCGTATCGTTGCCGCTCCCTCTCAGGCTTTCTCGATGGCCCCGAGCCAATACCGATGGAAAGCACCTCATCGCATCCCTCCTGAGTAATGAGCGATGCGTCGGTCTTCCTCCCACCGGCGCATCCTCATTGCTAAAGATCGGCAAGCCGATTTATCCCTTCGGGGGTGTGCCACTGGGTTTGCCGGTGCTCTTCTCTTACAGCACGCTCTTGCTCGTTGGCATTGGCCTAGACGTTTCTACTCCAAGATACAAGAAACGGAGGCTTTGAGACGACATGAAGGGATTTGACTACGTGCCTATCCCAATACTGTAGAACGGTACCCTGTCCCGTTTGGAGTTACGCTGTAATTCTCGGGTCGGGGACCCAAGCTACTTTTGAGCAAAATTGGTTCTGGGATGGGATAGGTTCTTAGTTACGACTCGGAGAGTCGTGCTACAACGGGATGGGGATAGTGGGCGGCGGTAGGTGGGAGAGATCGTAGGGTGGGCATCGCCCACCAATTCTCACCCTCGTTCCCATGTTCCGCGTGGGGACGCACCTTCTGCGAGGCTCTGCCTCTGAGTCGCCTTTTGCTCCACAAAAGTAGCGGGGACGGGATACGGGGGACGGCGGAAGGGGCAAACTTCTCTTGAGTAGGAGTAGGATTAGATCGCTCTCGCGATGATTTTAGGTTTGACTTTCTCTTCCCTGTTGTCTCCCTTTGCTACCATTCAAATTGTTTGGTCTTCCCTTTTGCACGGGGTTGACTTTGGTCAAGCGGTAGAAAACTGATCAGGTTTTGCAGCTTATTTAGCAAGCATTCGTGAAGTCGCTTGTCTGCACAGAAGTTTACGGCTGTGGCAGGATTATAGTATGAATTTCCCTGCCAGAATGAACCTGTGGCGGGCCACAACTGAACGAAAGATGAAGCATTTGAGAGTGTCACTTATGTGTCGTCGATATGGCTGCATGGGTTCTTAAGAGAGCACTACGTCTTTCAGTTTCTGCTCTCCGAAATTCACGTTGGGTGGTCCATTTTCAGCGCATAAGTAGGCAGAACAGGGCTCTCTTGATGTTGATTCGGGGCTGCGTCTGAACACTGTATCGAT contains:
- a CDS encoding RNA polymerase sigma factor RpoD/SigA — encoded protein: MATRNRKSTTAKVKSPSKAAARQNGKPTSPAKNRSFKEEDEQDLQEDDIDDSSDSEEETESDDTSAIDDPVRMYLMQMGEIPMLSRDNEVYSARKIEATRTRFRRSLMGNDFMLHGAVDLLQKVYDGNLRLDRTIEISVTNTAEKKRILKRIGPNLVTIRHLLSQNQKDFRIAVNRRATDQVKHAAWRRLVNRRNKAVRLVEELNIRLQKLLPLWEQLQEISERMSSIKDQLRRPEELLHSVLQREFSEELKYLMKISLETPQTLHRLVRKTSARKNAYDAAKRELSAANLRLVVSIAKRYRNRGMSFLDLIQEGNTGLMRAVDKFEHARGYKFSTYATWWIRQAITRAIADQSRTIRLPVHMIDTMSKIRTVTAEFVQEFGREPNPEEIAERAKISIDDARCVYKMTRHPLSLDQPVGDHEDNYFGEFLEEQRDDDPLYDTNLEALKLKLEEVMTDLSHREREILRLRYGLADGYTYTLEEVGKIFSVTRERVRQIESKAVRKLQSPYRCRSLSGFLDGPEPIPMESTSSHPS